In Lathyrus oleraceus cultivar Zhongwan6 chromosome 2, CAAS_Psat_ZW6_1.0, whole genome shotgun sequence, the DNA window AAAAAATAACTTATATTATAAACATAGTTTTTTCTAAAAcgatttataaaaaaaaaaacatagGGAGGGAGTATACTCTAAGTTAAAAAATTAAGTAAATATTTGATATTTAAATagttaaaaaataattaaatatatacaaaaaaaacCAATTTTAATGTTAATTAATACATTTTTAAAATCATATTTAATGTTTGTTAATACACTTTTTAAATAAGTTTCAATGGTAGTTAATATAATTTTAATGTTTTTAAATAATACAATTAAcataaataaattttattaatatAGGTTTTGTGAGTGGTTTTGTCCTTAAAGAAAGTCACATCAATTTTGTATGCTAGTTGAGTGGATTACCATGAGTCTAAGTTTGGGAAGGACTTTAACCCGGACAACTTTGTAAAGGGATTTTATGTTTGACAAAAAGTTGACATGACCTTTTTTGTTGAACAACATTTACCCCTCGAAATTGTATGCATTATAAGGGCTTTTTGTGCGTTATGAGTGGCTTTGTTCGAAACAATTTTTCTTTATTGAAAGTAATAATTTTTTACATACCTACTTATAAATATAAATTACTCATACAATTTATTCAGAGTTTTACGATTTAAAATATTTATATGTGTAAATTCTTCGTGATATTCTTTGTGACGAAgataattttattattaaaaataacaAATGGTGATTGACTAAATTTAATATAAGTTTAAGATGaatgttttattaatttttaaatgtcataataacaataatattttaGATTCCTATTTATAAATATAAATTACTTTACAGCTTATTCTAAATGATTATAAGTTAGAGCATTTAAAGATGATTTTATTACTAAATATGACAAGTCAAAAGGTGATGTCAACATTAAAGTAAAATTGAACAcaaatttaaaattaatattttataaaCTTTAAAtactataataataataattttaatatcTTATTAATGAATTTTATCTTTTTCTTGCAAATGCAAATCAGCATTCACTATCATACTTCTATAGACAAGAATTTAGGCAAGATAAGTGTTGAATGTGATGTGATATATATTAAGAGTAAATGAAGAACTCACTCAACAAGCATTAAGATgtaaattttaaataaaaaaagaCAAGATCATTAATATTTAAGCGTTGATAGTCTCTTTTTATCATGTGAAAAATAATAAAAGTTCCCAGGGTACTGACACTCTTAAATTTTTGAACACAATATTTTTATGGTGTATTAGCAATGTTATTGAGAAATATTAATATGTGACGTGaaatcatttttattttttattttttaatctTCGATTATTAAAATATAGGTGAAATCTTTTTAAATTAAGtgttatttaattttaataaatttatcatttttttataaatttgaaAGCAAAATAATTTATAGATTAAATTGGAATAAACGACTGATCTATGATTCAGATTCTTATGAgattatttatttatatttatatattaattaatcaaaatagttgatatttataaatcaataatttttaaaaataattataaatccTGTAAATTTTTCTTAAATAATATTGAATCTCCCATAATTAGTTTGAAGAATTTATTTCGTCAATTTTTTTTTAAGTTAATGTTCCGTTTGAGAGCCATTCGCAAggcttttattttatttttaatttatgTTTATGACTTATGCATGACTTTTCATTACTAAAAGATTATGTTATTAAGAATTATACATTGCTTGTCATGTCAATTAATCGACCAATTTTCTTAGACAAATCAGTAATATGCAAAGTACAAACTTAAAAGGAATCAAAGTACAAACAACGATAATATATTTTGATATATTACAAATAATAACACATTCATCACTTTCACTCGAAATAAAACTCGTCACCATATACAAAATAATACATAATAACCACAACATAATGATGACTATTTGTACCTCTTTTATTTTACACCAAACACTATTCATTCATGAAACTTATTACTTTGAATGTGCATCATGCATCATGATATAATCAGTTGCCATTGTCGGAAGCACCACCGTGTCCACCGTGTCCTCCATGTCCTCCATGTCCACCATGGTAACCGCCACCACCACCATGGTAACTACCACCACCATGACCGTAGTGTCCATATTTGGCATCATTTACGTCATTTGAAGTTTCAACAACCTCTGCAAATACAACAGTATGTTTATATTGTATATTGACATTTATTCTTGAAATTTATCACTAATTAAGAATGTAATATAAATGGTTACCATTGTTGGAAACACCACCATGTCCACCATGTCCTCCATGTCCACCATGTCCACCGTGGTAACTGCCGCCACCACCATGGTAACTACCACCACCATGACCATAGTGTCCATATTTGGCATCATTTACTTCATTTGACTTTTCAGCAACCTCTGCAACATTGTAATTATATATGACATTAATTATAACTTAGTCATAATGTCTTTATATAACTTCTAATTTCATCCCTTCATATATAATATGCTctgaaaaaatatatatattaagctcaaattaagaaaaataatttaCAACTAGCTCACCCTCAGTTAAGTCCCTAGCTGACACTTGTGAGGAAATAACAAGAAGCATGGCCAATAGACCAAAGATGAGGATTGCATTTTTGGAATCCATTGTACTCGATTCAAGATGAATTGAAATGTGATAGTTGGTAGTGAAGGATGAGAAAAATAGTAAGAAAGTGTGGTCTATTTATAATGCAAGAAAGGAGGAATCAATACGGAACCATTACTTGGTAGTTGGGAACGAGTTAGTCAGTATTAATTCAATCTTATCTTTAAAACTAGTAAAGATGGATTGAAGGGTCTGAAATGAAGCAGTGGTGTTTTTTGTCTACTTGTTTTTAAGCAGAAAATGACAGTTTTAACAGAATAGCTGCTTTACTGTATGGAGGAGAAACTCCACCCGACTCTCGAATCTCTTTGGATAAAAAGTTTATGCTTATTAAAATAACTAAACACCAAATAATAGAACTGGATATACTGattatcatattttattttttaaaaatataattatatatttaatattatattaaataaattataaaaaaaaatatgaatttaTCATTGGGCAACCGATATGTTATCATTagtataaaatatatttttaatgTAGGTATCAACCTGAAGATATTTTCTCTTCCATCTAGTGTGATAGTTTTTACGCCTGATAACTTTGATAAGGTCGTC includes these proteins:
- the LOC127118073 gene encoding cold and drought-regulated protein CORA; this translates as MDSKNAILIFGLLAMLLVISSQVSARDLTEEVAEKSNEVNDAKYGHYGHGGGSYHGGGGSYHGGHGGHGGHGGHGGVSNNEVVETSNDVNDAKYGHYGHGGGSYHGGGGGYHGGHGGHGGHGGHGGASDNGN